Genomic DNA from Pseudomonas sp. CCC3.1:
CGCTGTCACTTTGCCGACGATTTCGTGACCCGGCATGACCGGATAAACGGCAAAGCCCCATTCGTTACGGGCCTGGTGGATGTCAGAGTGGCAAACGCCGCAGTACAGAACTTCGATGGCCACGTCGTCCGGGCGCGGGGCACGGCGGTTGAACTTCATTGGCGCAAGAGGCGCAGTGGAGGTTTGAGCGGCATAACCGATGGCGTTGTAAGTGACGTTAGACATGGCGAACCTCGAGTAGCGTTAACAGTGAACAGGGCGCAATTCTGCGCTTGTGGGCCTTTCAGGACTATGACGATTCCTCCGCCTGTCATGCCTATTCGTCCGGAGTCGCGGAGCAACTGTCGCTTTATTGACCAATTCTGCGAAGATGCGGCGGTCTATCTCTTCTGCGAAATCATTTCCATGTTTTTGACGCGTCATCGCGATGAGAACGCCACCCTGGTGTCACTTATCAAACCGCTGGCCACCCAATTGGGCTTTGTTCACACCTTGATGCCTGAGGTACGGGTGGTTTCGGCGTGCAACGCTGTGGCCCGGATGCCGCAGATCTATGAGCCTAGCCTAATGGTGATCGCTCAAGGCAGTAAGGTGGCCTATCTTGGGCCGCGCACGATGGAATACGGCGCGGGGCATTACCTCGTGCAAGCCTTGTCGGTGCCTTTTGAGTGCGAAACCTTTGCCTCAAAAGAAATCCCCTTGCTGGGCGTGGCCATCAGTATTGATCGTGCGGTGTTGGGCGAGTTGGTGCTGGCGATGGGCCTGGACCCTGAGCGCAGCGTTGCGCAAACCCCGGAGTCCATGACCTCGGCGGTGCTGGATGACGACATGCGTCAGTCGGTGGAGCGTTTGCTGCGTTGTCTGCATGACCCGCTGGAATGCCGAATCATGGGCCGTGCGCGCTTGCGCGAAGTGCTCTTTGCCGCATTGCGTGGCCCGCAGGCCAGCGTGTTAAGGGCGTTGGTCGAGCAACAGGGGCAGTTTGCGCGGGTGGCGGCGTCACTCAATCATTTGCATGAGCACTTTGCCGAGCCGCTGAATGTCGAGACCCTGGCCCGTTGCGCAAACATGAGTGCGTCGACCTTTCATGAGCATTTCAAGCGCAGCACCTTGCTGTCGCCGGTGCAGTACCTCAAGCGCCTGCGCCTGTTGCGGGCTCAGCAGTTACTGCTGAGCGAAGGGCTGGGCGTGGCCCAAGTGGCGGAGCGGGTGGGCTACCAAAGCACCTCGCAGTTCAGTCGCGAGTACAAACGCTATTTTGAGCGCAGCCCGGGGCATGAAAACTCGGTGTGCTAAAAGAAACAAACTCGCTCTGGAAAATGACCACAAAAAAGGCTCCCGAAGGAGCCTCATGCCAGTCAGTGACGCCTGTCCCCTGTGGGAGCGGGCTTGCCCGCGAGGGTATCGACGCGATTCAGCAGAAAAACCGCATCGTCTGCATCGCTGGCAAGCCAGGCTCCCACATAT
This window encodes:
- a CDS encoding AraC family transcriptional regulator; this translates as MFLTRHRDENATLVSLIKPLATQLGFVHTLMPEVRVVSACNAVARMPQIYEPSLMVIAQGSKVAYLGPRTMEYGAGHYLVQALSVPFECETFASKEIPLLGVAISIDRAVLGELVLAMGLDPERSVAQTPESMTSAVLDDDMRQSVERLLRCLHDPLECRIMGRARLREVLFAALRGPQASVLRALVEQQGQFARVAASLNHLHEHFAEPLNVETLARCANMSASTFHEHFKRSTLLSPVQYLKRLRLLRAQQLLLSEGLGVAQVAERVGYQSTSQFSREYKRYFERSPGHENSVC